From Astyanax mexicanus isolate ESR-SI-001 chromosome 16, AstMex3_surface, whole genome shotgun sequence, one genomic window encodes:
- the rex1bd gene encoding required for excision 1-B domain-containing protein: protein MSPTDFKSLVRRFYALQAERVEAYKLFDEGHEAYLRTGPHYDFDHYRQLVHEITKAFCGISKEVLEIKQRLHQDFDRPDLSEHIEKLQIKEKQKLELTAKLQLAKQSAQDHPDDEGCQEKLQEIKHEIIKNKEALSEILQDFKYDSEEPE, encoded by the exons ATG tcCCCTACAGATTTCAAAAGTTTGGTGCGGAGATTTTACGCACTCCAGGCTGAGCGTGTGGAGGCGTACAAGCTCTTTGACGA GGGTCACGAGGCATACTTGAGGACAGGGCCTCACTACGACTTTGACCATTACAGACAGCTGGTTCATGAGATAACCAAGGCGTTCTGTGGCATCTCTAAAGAAGTTTTGGAGATTAAACAGCGCCTCCACCAAGACTTTGACCGTCCAGATCTCTCTGAACACATTGAGAAGCTGCAGATTAAGGAGAAGCAGAAACTGGAACTG ACAGCTAAATTGCAGCTGGCCAAGCAGAGTGCTCAAGATCACCCAGATGACGAGGGCTGTCAGGAGAAGCTCCAGGAGATCAAACATGA AATCATTAAGAACAAGGAGGCTCTGAGTGAGATTCTGCAGGACTTTAAGTACGACTCTGAAGAACCTGAATGA
- the crlf1b gene encoding cytokine receptor-like factor 1b encodes MERLRIRSCHRGEKRSRSASGVLKMALAVWAMSLLLLVPHAFTSTAHLAVISPQDPSLPIGSSLTVVCTVSPELGTEASSLYWTFNGRRLAKSTYAVLSPTELSVTLHRLNGSQQQSGDNLVCHDGSGDVLAGSCLYVGMPPEKPANLSCCSRNTKDLSCRWSPGGQGETFINTKYILKYKLRWYGKEKECEEYNAGQPHTCYIPRDLAIFTPYEIWVEASNQLGSATSDVITLDILDVVTTDPPPDVQVSRVGELDDQLSVRWASPPALKDFLFQAKYQIRYRLEDSSEWKVVDDVGNQTSCRLAGLKPGTVYFVQVRCNPVGIYGSKKPGIWSDWSHPTAASTPNSERLQSGSCDLKSEEQNSTLRRELKQFFGWVRKHTYGCNNVSIKLYDQWRAWLQKAHKTRNQVVQSGKS; translated from the exons ATGGAGCGTCTGCGCATCCGCTCCTGCCACCGCGGAGAGAAGCGTTCACGGAGCGCCAGCGGCGTCCTGAAGATGGCATTAGCAGTCTGGGCGATGTCGCTGCTGCTCCTCGTCCCCCACGCTTTCACCTCCACCGCGC ACTTGGCTGTGATCTCCCCTCAGGACCCATCGCTTCCCATCGGCTCTAGCCTAACTGTGGTGTGCACTGTAAGCCCTGAACTGGGGACGGAGGCCAGCTCTCTGTACTGGACATTCAATGGGAGACGTCTGGCCAAGAGCACCTACGCTGTGCTTAGTCCAACGGAGCTGAGCGTAACGCTGCACAGACTCAACGGTTCCCAGCAGCAGTCAGGGGACAACTTGGTGTGCCATGATGGTAGTGGGGATGTGCTGGCAGGCTCCTGTCTTTATGTTGGAA TGCCCCCTGAAAAACCAGCAAACCTGTCCTGCTGTTCACGGAACACCAAAGACCTCAGCTGTAGGTGGAGCCCTGGTGGCCAGGGGGAGACGTTCATCAATACTAAGTACATCCTCAAGTACAAACTGAG ATGGTACGGCAAAGAGAAGGAGTGTGAGGAGTACAACGCCGGCCAGCCGCATACTTGCTACATCCCTCGAGatttggccattttcacaccTTACGAGATTTGGGTGGAAGCGTCCAACCAACTCGGCTCTGCCACGTCTGATGTCATCACCTTGGATATCTTAGATGTGG tGACCACTGACCCACCTCCTGACGTGCAAGTGAGTCGGGTGGGAGAGCTGGACGATCAGTTAAGCGTTCGCTGGGCCAGTCCTCCAGCCCTCAAAGACTTCCTCTTCCAGGCCAAGTATCAGATCCGCTACCGCCTGGAGGACAGCTCTGAATGGAAG GTGGTAGATGATGTGGGAAACCAGACATCCTGCAGGTTAGCAGGACTGAAGCCTGGCACTGTGTATTTCGTGCAAGTGCGCTGCAATCCTGTTGGCATTTACGGCTCAAAGAAACCTGGGATATGGAGCGACTGGAGCCACCCAACGGCTGCTTCCACACCCAACAGTG AACGGCTGCAAAGTGGGTCATGTGATCTCAAATCAGAAGAGCAGAACTCCACCCTACGGCGGGAACTAAAGCAGTTTTTCGGCTGGGTGCGAAAGCACACTTACGGCTGCAATAATGTCAGCATTAAACTTTATGATCAGTGGCGTGCCTGGCTACAGAAAGCCCACAAAACACGCAATCAG GTAGTGCAAAGTGGTAAATCTTAG